One segment of Cydia splendana chromosome 22, ilCydSple1.2, whole genome shotgun sequence DNA contains the following:
- the LOC134801421 gene encoding trehalase isoform X1: protein MEWGGGELHQLWLQLGRKMKQDVKENQDLYSIIYVDHPVIVPGGRFREFYYWDSYWIIKGLLLSEMRSTARGMISNFLDIVDRIGFIPNGGRIYYVMRSQPPLLIPMVQLVMQDSYDEEFLRQHIHTMDKEFDFWMSNHTVEVEHKNHKYKLLRYNDMSQGPRPESYKEDIDVARNLDSLDKKEELYAELKAAAESGWDFSSRWFILNGTNKGNLTNLKTRSIIPVDLNAISCWNAEIMHDFHAKLGNVDKAEYYKNVHARLLEAIDKVLWHEDVGVWLDFNLESGRRRDYFYPSNVAPLWTGSYDRARSEYYVNRVINYLDISKVDIYEGGIPTTFEHSGEQWDYPNAWPPLQYIMVEGLASTGQSAAVRLATEMATKWVRSNYAVWKQKTAMLEKYDATVFGGYGGGGEYELQTGFGWTNGVIMSLLTKYGDKLSASDAFGTGGGAESAAVAAHVGAGGVATALLVVVASLAAGTLGIMMYRKRREYQPLSTIGENVKFLSRPYTELRSMNGAKTRLR, encoded by the exons ATGGAGTGGGGGGGGGGAGAACTGCATCAGCTGTGGCTGCAGCTGGGCCGGAAGATGAAGCAGGACGTCAAGGAGAACCAGGACCTGTACTCCATCATCTACGTGGACCACCCTGTGATAGTGCCTG GCGGCAGGTTCCGCGAGTTCTACTACTGGGATTCCTACTGGATCATCAAGGGTCTGCTGCTGTCAGAAATGAGGTCCACGGCCAGAGGAATGATCTCCAACTTCCTGGACATCGTGGACAGAATCGGGTTCATTCCTAATGGCGGCAGAATATATTACGTGATGAG ATCTCAACCCCCCCTCCTGATCCCCATGGTCCAGCTGGTGATGCAGGACTCGTACGACGAGGAGTTCCTCCGGCAGCACATCCACACCATGGACAAGGAGTTCGACTTCTGGATGTCCAACCACACTGTGGAGGTCGAGCACAAAAACCACAA GTATAAATTATTACGGTATAATGATATGTCGCAAGGACCGAGGCCGGAGAGCTATAAGGAAGACATCGATGTCGCCAG AAACCTGGATAGTCTGGACAAGAAGGAAGAGTTGTACGCGGAGCTAAAGGCGGCTGCTGAATCTGGCTGGGACTTCTCATCTCGATGGTTCATCCTCAACGGCACCAATAAAG GCAACCTGACGAATCTCAAAACACGCTCCATCATCCCGGTGGACCTGAACGCGATCTCGTGCTGGAACGCAGAAATCATGCACGACTTCCACGCCAAGCTCGGGAATGTGGACAAGGCGGAGTATTACAAGAATGTGCATGCTAGGCTCTTGGAAGCTATTGATAAG GTCCTTTGGCACGAAGACGTTGGTGTGTGGTTAGACTTCAACCTGGAGTCCGGACGGCGAAGAGACTACTTCTACCCGTCCAATGTCGCCCCGCTCTGGACCGGCAGCTATGACCGAGCGAGAAGTGAATACTACGTTAATAGGGTCATCAATTATCTAGATATTAGCAAG GTGGATATCTACGAAGGCGGCATACCCACAACATTCGAGCACTCTGGCGAGCAGTGGGACTACCCGAACGCGTGGCCACCGCTACAGTACATCATGGTGGAGGGGCTCGCCAGCACCGGCCAGTCCGCCGCCGTGCGGCTCGCCACCGAGATGGCCACCAAGTGGGTGCGGTCCAACTACGCTGTTTGGAAGCAGAAGACGGCTATGTTGGAAAAG TACGACGCGACAGTTTTCGGAGGctacggcggcggcggcgagtaCGAACTGCAGACCGGGTTCGGCTGGACGAACGGGGTCATCATGTCGCTGCTCACTAAATATGGAG ACAAATTATCGGCGTCGGACGCTTTCGGCACCGGCGGCGGCGCCGAgtcggcggcggtggcggcgcaCGTCGGCGCGGGCGGCGTGGCCACTGCGCTGCTGGTTGTAGTGGCCTCGTTGGCTGCTGGGACTTTAGG